The segment CACGCCGGCTGCCGCGCCTGCTGCCGCACCGAAGAAACCCTGGGGTGCCATGCTGGGCGGCCTGGCTGCCGGTCTGGGCCTGGCCTGGCTGGCCAGCTCCCTGGGGCTGGGTGAGGCCTTCGGCCAGTTCATCCTGATCGCCCTGGTGGTGCTGGTCGCCATGATGGCTTTCGGCTGGTTCATGCGCAGCCGTCGCGCGGCGGCGCCTGCCACGGGTCGCTACGCCTTCCAGGGCGCCGGCGGGATGGCAACGGCCAGCCCGGCCTACCGCCCGGAAAACGTGGGCAACGATGCGTCGGCCCGTCCCTGGGAGCGCAGCCAGACGGCGTTTGACAGCTCTGCCGGTGCATCGGGAGCGTCCGGCATCGTGATCGGCTCGGGCCTGGCCAGCAACTGGAGTGTGCCCGCCGGTTTCGATGCTGATGGTTTCCTCAAGGCGGCCAAAAGCAACTTCATCCTGCTGCAGGCGGCCTGGGACCAGGCTGACATGACGACCCTGCGTTCCATGATGACCGACGACATGCTGTCCGAGATCAGCGCCCAGCTGGCCGAACGCGAGGCCCATACGGGCGGTGCGGTCAACCTGACCGAGGTGCAGATGCTGCAGGCCCAGCTGCTGGGTATCGAGGAGCTGGGCGACGGTTACATGGCCAGCGTCGAGTTCTCCGGCATGATCCGCGAGGCGCCGCAGGCCAGCCCCAGCCCCTTCCGAGAGGTCTGGAACATGGTCAAGCCCAGGGATGGCAGCCGCGGCTGGATGGTGGCCGGGGTGCAGGCGCTCCAGTAAAGCCCGCGCTTTTTTCAATCAATAATCGGGGACTATGGCAACACAGTCCCCTTTTTCATTGCTGGAAGATGCTTTCCAGAAGCTCGGCACGACCCTGCAGCCGCCCGCCTGGGCCGTGCAGGAGGTCCAGCGTCGCATCGTGCTGCTGCTCAACCATGTGCTGATGCAGGAGCCCGAGGCCATGAGCCGGCTGGCCCGGCAAAAGGGTCGGGTCGTGCTGTTCCAATGGCTCGAGTTCGCGTTCAAGCTGCAGCTCACGCCGGCCGGTCTGCTGGACCTGGCCGCGGCCGATACCCCGTCCGACCTGACACTCGCCGTGACCGAGGCTTCCCCGGTGGCGCTGGTGCAGGCGGCCCTGGCGGGCGACAAACCCGCCGTGCGCATCGAGGGTGATGTGCAGCTGGCGGCCGAGATCAACTGGCTGGTGGACCATGTGCGCTGGGACATCGAGGAGGATCTGGCGCGCCTCATCGGCGATGCGCCGGCCCATGGCCTGGCCCAGGCTGCACGCCGCGCCCTGGACAGCCTGCGCGGCTGGCTCAAGCCCGCCCGCGGAGCCGCTCAATGACCCGCCTGCTGCGCGGTGCCTACATCGTCTGGATCGTGCTGCGCTACGGTCTGGACGGGCTGGTCCTGACCAGTTTCCAGAAGCCCTGGCTGCGTGTGATCGCGCGCATTGTCTCGATCGGCCGCAACCTGGACGCCCCGCGTGGCCAGCGCCTGCGCGAGGCGCTCGAGCGCCTGGGCCCGATCTTCGTCAAGTTCGGCCAGGTGCTGTCGACCCGGCGTGACCTGCTGCCGCCGGATATTGCCGATGAACTGGCCAAGCTCCAGGACCGCGTGCCGCCTTTCCCCTCCGATGTGGCCGTGGCCACCATCGAGCGCGCCTTTCGCAAGCCGGTGGCCCAGATCTTCAGTGAATTCGAGCGTGTGCCCGTGGCCAGCGCCTCGATCGCGCAGGTGCACTTCGCCAGGCTCAGGGGCCGCGATGGCCAGGAGCGCGAGGTGGCCGTCAAGGTGCTGCGCCCCGGCATGCTGCCGGCCATCGAAAAAGACCTGAGCCTGATGCGCATGATGGCCGGCTGGGTGGAGGGACTGTCGTCCGACGGCAAGCGCCTCAAGCCGCGCGAGGTGGTGGCCGAGTTTGACAAATACCTGCACGACGAACTCGATCTGGTGCGCGAGGCCGCCAGCGCCGCCCAGCTGCGCCGCAACATGGAAGGCCTGGACCTGGTGCTGATCCCCGAGATGTTCTGGGACTACTGCCAGAGCGAGGTGATCGTGATGGAGCGCATGAAGGGCATCCCCATCAGCCAGACCGCGCGTCTGCGCGAGGCGGGGGTGGACATGAAGAAGCTGGCCCGCGACGGTGTCACCATCTTCTTCACCCAGGTGTTCCGCGACGGTTTCTTCCATGCCGACATGCACCCGGGCAATATCTTTGTCAGCACCGACCCGGCTACCTTCGGACGCTACATTTCGCTCGATTTCGGTATCGTGGGCACGCTGACCGAGTACGACAAGGAGTACCTGGCGCAGAACTTCACGGCCTTCTTCCGGCGCGACTACAAGCGTGTGGCCGAACTGCACATCGAGTCCGGCTGGGTGCCACCGCGCACGCGGGTGGACGAACTGGAATCGGCGATCCGCTCGGTCTGCGAGCCCTATTTCGACCGGCCACTGAAGGAGATCTCCCTGGGCATGGTGCTGATGCGCCTGTTCCAGACCTCGCGCCGTTTCCATGTGGAGATCCAGCCGCAGCTGGTGCTGTTGCAGAAGACCCTGCTCAACATCGAAGGCCTGGGCCGCGAACTTGACCCCGAGCTGGACCTCTGGAGCACGGCCAAGCCCTTCCTGGAGAAGTGGATGGCCGACCAGATCGGCCCGCGCAGGCTGCTGGAAGAGCTGAAAAATCAGGCTCCACGCTACGCCAAGATGCTGCCGGACCTGCCGCGCCTGCTGCACGATTACCTGAAACACAATGCGGGCAGCCAGAAACGCGAGCTGGAAGAACTGCTGATCGAGCAGCGACGTACCAACCGCCTGCTGCAGGCCCTGATCTACGCGGGCATAGGTTTTGCTCTGGGGTTGATCGTGATCCAGATGGTGATTCGCTTCCAGTTGTTTTAGGGCATGGGTTCTGGGGATAATCCGGGCCCAATGAATCAAGGAGATACAAGGTGCTGCTGACCCTCGTCATTGTTTACCTGCTGGTGACCATTGCCATCGGCCTGTACGCTGCCAAGCGCGTCAAGAACTCTGCGGACTTCGCCATCGCCGGGCGCAGGTTGCCGCTGGTCATGATCGTCACCACCACCTTCGCCACCTGGTTTGGCTCGGAGGTGGTGCTGGGTATCCCGGCCAAATTCGTCGACGGCGGACTGGGCAGCGTAGTCGAAGACCCCTTTGGCGCCGGATCCTGCCTGATCCTGGTGGGGCTGTTCTTCGCGGCCAAGCTCTACCGCATGACCCTGCTGACCATCAGCGACTTTTTCCGCGAGCGTTATGGACGCAGTGTGGAGATCGTCTGCTCGCTCATCATCATGCTGAGTTACCTGGGCTGGGTTTCGGCCCAGGTCACGGCCCTGGGCCTGGTGTTCAACCTGCTGTCGGGTGGGGCCATCAGCATCCCGGTGGGCATGGTGATCGGCGTGGTGTCGGTCCTGGCCTACACCCTGTTCGGAGGCATGTGGTCGGTGGCATTGACCGATTTCATCCAGATGATCATCCTGGTCGCCGGTCTGAGCATCCTGGCCGTGTTTGCCGGCCACATGGCCGGTGGGGCCGACAAGGTGGTGGCGCTGGCGGTGAGCCGCGACATGTTCAACTTCTTTCCCGAGCCCAGCTTCAAGGATGTGGTGTTTTTCATCGCCGCGGCCATCACCATGATGCTGGGATCCATTCCCCAGCAGGACGTGTTCCAGCGCGTCATGTCGGCCGACAGCGCCAAATCGGCTTCCCGGGGGGGCCATCATCGGCGGGGCGCTCTACATCCTGTTCGCCTTCGTGCCCATGTTCCTGGTCGTCAGCGCCCTGGTCATCATGCCCGAGCGCGCCGATGCCCTGTTGCAGGAGGATCCGCAGAAGGTGCTGCCGACGCTGGTGATGGAAAAGATGCCCTTCATCATGCAGGTGCTGTTCTTCGGTGCCCTGCTCTCGGCCATCAAGTCCTGTGCCTCGGCCACCCTGCTGGCGCCCAGCGTCACCTTTGTGGAGAACATCTGGCGCCAGTTCAAGCCGCACATGAGCGACAAGCAGGAATTGAAGACCATGCGCATCACCGTGCTGGTCTTCAGCGCCCTGGTGCTGCTGTATGCCATCCAGATGCAGGGCACCTCGATCTATGAAATGGTGTCGGGCGCCTACCAGGTGACCCTGGTGGGGGCTTTCATCCCCCTTGTTTTTGGCCTGTACTGGCAGCGCGCCACCACCCAGGGGGCACTCTTCTCCATCGTGCTGGGCCTGTTGACCTGGGGGCTGTTCCTGGCCACCCCGGCCGGGGAGGAGTTCCCGGCCCAGCTGGCCGGGGTGCTGGCCGCGCTGGTGGGCATGCTGCTGGGTTCGCTCGGTCCCCAGACCATCGTCAACCGCCACGCCGGCCATCACAAGCTCGCGGGCGTGGAGTGAAGGGCCGGGGCCCCGGCCCCGGGGCCGAGTTCCGGTCTTGATTCCGGGGTGGCCGCCTATAATTGAGGGTTTTCTGCAGCTTGCCCCGTCACAGGACGGGCTTGCCTGCAGGGCTTTCATCCGGTTTGACCTCTTCCACCTCCTTCAGCCATGCCAATTTACGCCTACAAATGTGAATCCTGCGGTGCCGCCAAGGATGTGCTGCAGAAAATTTCCGATCCCGCCCTGAGTGATTGCCCGGCCTGCGGCCAGCCGACCTTCCGCAAGCAGGTCACGGCCGCCGGCTTCCAGCTCAAGGGCAGCGGCTGGTACGCGACCGATTTCCGCGGTGGCAGCTCCGCGGCGGCGGCCACGGCAGGCGCGGCCAGCACGGCGGCGGCCAGCGAGCCGGCCGCCCCGGCGACGCCGGCCAGCTGCGGCACGGATTGCGGTTGCGCCTGATGTCCATGGCCAAATTCCGCAAGTGGCTGTTCGCGGGCCTGCTGGTCCTCGTGCCGCTGATCATCACGCTCTGGGTCCTGGAGTGGGTGATCAGCACGCTGGACCAGACCCTGCGCATCCTGCCCGAGGTCTGGCAGCCCGACCGGCTGCTGGGTCTGCACATTCCCGGCCTGGGCGTGATCTTCGCCCTGATCGTGGTGTTGCTGATCGGCGCCCTGGCGTCCAACATCATCGGCAACCAGCTGGTCGGCTGGTGGCATGCCCTGTTGCACCGCATCCCCGTGGTGCGCTCGATCTATTCAGGCGTCAAGCAGGTGTCCGATACGCTGTTTTCCGAGAAGGGCAATGCCTTTCGCCAGGCCGTGCTGGTGCAATGGCCGCGCGAGGGCATGTGGACCATCGGCTTTGTCACCGGCACACCCGGTGGCGACCTGGTCAACCACCTGCCGGGCGAGTACCTGAGCGTCTATGTCCCGACCACGCCCAACCCGACGGGCGGTTATTTCGTGATGATCAAGAAAAGCGACTGCATCGTGCTGGCCATGAGTGTCGACGAGGCGCTGACCTATGTGATTTCCATGGGCGTGATCGTCCCCGGCGGCCCCAAGAATCCGCAGCTCAAGACGGTCGAAGCCGACCAACCCCTTTCCTGAAATCCTGAAAGAGTAAGCCAAATGGCCATGCGTTCCCACTATTGCGGTCTCGTGACCGAGGCCCTGCTGGGGCAAACCGTCACCCTGTGCGGCTGGGTCAACCGCCGGCGCGACCACGGCGGCGTGATCTTCGTCGACCTGCGTGACCGCGAGGGTTATGTGCAGATCGTCTGTGATCCGGATCGCGCCGAGATGTTCAAGACGGCCGAAGATCTGCGCAACGAGTTCTGCATCCAGGTCAAGGGCCTGGTGCGCGCCCGCCCGGCCGGCACCACCAACGAGAGCCTCAAGAGCGGCAAGATCGAAGTGCTGTGCCATGAGCTGACCGTGCTCAACCCCTCGGTCACGCCCCCTTTCCAGCTCGACGAGGACAACCTGTCCGAGACCACGCGCCTGACGCACCGCGTGCTGGACCTGCGCCGCCCTTACATGCAGAACAACCTGATGCTGCGTTACAAGGTGGCGATGGAAGTGCGCAAGTTCCTCGACGCCAACGGTTTCGTGGACATCGAGACACCCATGCTCACCAAGAGCACGCCCGAAGGCGCGCGCGACTACCTGGTGCCCAGCCGCGTGCACGACGGCCAGTTCTTTGCGTTGCCGCAGTCGCCCCAGCTGTTCAAGCAGCTGCTGATGGTGGCCGGCTTCGACCGTTATTACCAGATCACCAAGTGCTTCCGTGACGAGGACCTGCGCGCCGACCGCCAGCCCGAGTTCACGCAGATCGATATCGAGACGTCCTTCCTGACCGAGCAGGACATCCGCGACATGTTCCAGGGCATGATCACCACGGTGTTCAAGAACACCATCGGGGTGGACCTGGGCGAGTTCCCGGTCATGACCTACCAGGACGCCATGCGCCTGTATGGCTCTGACAAGCCCGACCTGCGCGTGGCCCTGCAGTTCACCGAACTCACCGATGTGATGAAGGACGTGGACTTCAAGGTCTTCTCGGGTGCTGCCAATATGGCGGGTGGTCGTGTGGTGGCCCTGCGCGTCCCCGGTGGTTCGATCGAAGGCGGCGGCATCAGCCGTGGCGAGATCGATGCCTACACCGAGTTCGTCAAGATCTACGGCGCCAAGGGCCTGGCCTACATCCGCGTCAATGAGGTGGCGAAGGGCCGCGATGGCCTGCAGTCGCCCATCGTCAAGAACATCCACGATGCCGCACTCACGGAAGTGCTCAAGCGCACGGGTGCCCAGGACGGCGACCTGATCTTCTTCGGTGCCGACAAGGAAAAGATTGTCAACGACGCCATCGGCGCGCTGCGCCTCAAGGTCGGCCACAGCGAGTTTGGCAAGAAGAACGGCCTGTTCACCGCCGGCTGGCGCCCGATGTGGGTGGTGGACTTCCCCATGTTCGAGTTCGACGAGGACAACCAGCGTTACACCGCCGTGCACCACCCCTTCACCGCGCCCAAGGCCGGCCACGAAGACTGGATGGTCACTGCGCCCGAGAAGTGCATCTCCCAGGGTTACGACATGGTGTTGAACGGTTGGGAAATGGGCGGCGGCTCCGTCCGTATCCACCGCGCCGACGTGCAGCAGAAGGTGTTCGACGCGCTCAAGATCACGCCCGAGGAAGCCCAGCTCAAGTTCGGTTTCCTGCTCGACGCCCTGCAGTACGGCGCCCCGCCGCACGGCGGCCTGGCCTTCGGTCTCGACCGCATCGTGACGCTGATGACTGGCGCCGAGTCGATCCGCGACGTGATCGCCTTCCCCAAGACCCAGCGCGCCCAGTGCCTGCTGACCCAGGCCCCGAGCCCGGTGGACGAGAAGCAGCTGCGCGAGCTGCACATCCGCCTGCGCAATCCGGACGGCGTCAAGACCGCCTGAGCCCCAGGCCTTGGCCTTGGTGCAGAATCAAAGGGCGCTCTGGTAGCGCCCTTTTTCCATTCATGGACCCGATCTACAAAATTCCACTATCGGTGCTGGTGGTGATCCACACGGCGGACCTCCATGTCCTGCTCATCAAGCGCGCCGACGCCGAGGACTACTGGCAGTCGGTCACCGGCGCCAAGGACCATGCGCAGGAGTCTTTCGAGACGACCGCCGTGCGCGAAGTGGCCGAGGAGACCGGTATCGACGCCCGCGCCAGCGGATGCGAGTTGCAGGACTGGGGGCTGGAAAACGTCTACGAGATCTACCCCCGCTGGCGCCATCGTTATGCACCGGGCGTGATCCGCAACACCGAACACCTGTTCGGCCTGCGGGTGCCGGCCGGCACCCGCATCACGCTGAGCCCGCGCGAGCACACCGACTACCAGTGGCTGTCCTGGCGCGAGGCCGCGCAAGCCTGCGCCTCGCCCAGCAACGCCGAGGCCTGCCTGCTGCTGCCGCGTTTTGCCCGTGCTGCGGCCACCCTGCCAAAATGATCCCATGAAAACCCTGCGCGTCGCCACCTACAACATCCACAAGGGCGTGCAGGGCCTGGGCCCGCGCCGGCGCCTGGAGATCCACAACCTGGGGCTGGCGGTGGAGCAACTCGATGCCGACATCGTCTGCCTGCAGGAAGTGCGCAAGGTGCATCGGCGCGAGGAGCAGTACTTCAGCCGCTGGCCCGAGATGCCGCAGGCCGACTTCCTGGCGCCCGAAGGTTACGAGGCCGTCTACCGGACCAATGCCTACACGCGCCACGGTGAGCACGGCAACGCCATGCTGTCACGCTGGCCGGTGCTGGCGCACCAGCACGAGGACATGTCCGACCATCGGTTCGAGCAGCGGGGCCTGTTGCACAGCGAGGTGGTGGTCAATGGCATGGCCTTGCATGTGGTGGTGGTGCATCTGGGCCTGATCCGCGCCAGCCGCATGCGCCAGGCCGCACAGCTGGACAGCTATATCGCACGCGAGATTCCCGCCGATGCACCGCTGATCGTGGCGGGTGACTTCAATGACTGGGGTGAGCGTGTCCACCGCCACTTCGCGGCCATGGGACTGCAGACCTTCAAGCCGTCGACGAACCCCACCTTTCCGGCGCGCCTGCCGCTGGTCCAGCTGGACTATGTCTATGTGCGTGGCCTGCGGCCCCTGAGCGTGGAGGTGCCGCGCGGGCGTGTCTGGTGGCGCATGTCCGACCATTTGCCGCTGATTGCCGAGTTCGAGTTGCCGGCATGAAAGACCGTCACCTGCCGTCCTTGCGCAGCGGGCATCGCGTGCAATTGCTGCAGGGTGGACAGGAGCTGTTCCCTGCGCTGGTGCAGGCGATCGACCGCAGCGTGCGGGAAGTCCGCATGGAAACCTATATCTTCTACCCGGACCCAGCGGGTGAGCAGGTGGCGGCTGCTCTGGTACGGGCCGCGCAGCGCGGGGTGGCCGTTTACCTGGTGATGGATGGGGTAGGCACGCCCGGGCTGCCTGCCGAATGGCGCAGCCGCTTCGACGCTGCCGGTGTCCAGTGGCGGATTTTCCTGCCCCTGGGCCGGCTGGGCCTGCTGATCCCCAGCCGGTGGCGGCGTCTGCACCGCAAGTTATGCGTCGTGGATGGCCGCGTGGCCTTTTGTGGCGGCATCAATGTGCTGGATGACTGGCATGACCCCAACCACGGCCCCCTGTCTGCCCCCCGCCTCGATTTTGCGGTGCGCGTGACCGGCCCGCTGGTGCGTGCCGTACATGAGGTGACGGTGCAGTTCTGGTGGCGCCTGCAGGCCGGCAGCAAGGCGCGGGAGATCGATTTGCCGGCCGCCTGGCACCATCTGGAAGAAGCCGTCAAGCTGGCCGTGCAGGCCGGGGATGAAGCGGCCACCGGCGTGGCCGCCACCCGCGGGGCCGGGACGCGTGCCGCCCTGCTGCTGCGCGACAACCTGCGCCATCGCAGCCGCATCGAGCGGGCTTACCGCAAGGCCATCGCCGAGGCGCGTGAAGAGATCATCATTGCCAATGCCTACTTCGTTCCTGGTCGCAAGCTGAGGCTGGCCTTGATCCATGCGGCCCAGCGCGGGGTCCGGGTGCGCCTGCTGCTGCAGGGACGTTATGAGTATTTCATGCAGTTCCATGCCGTGCGCATGGTCTACGGGGTACTGCTCGGGGCCGGCATGGAGATCCACGAGTACTCCCCCAGCTTCCTGCATGCCAAGGTGGCGGTGATCGACGGCCACTGGACCACCATCGGTTCCTCCAACCTGGACCCCCTGAGCCTGCTGCTGGCGCGTGAGGCCAATGTGGTGGTGGAGGATGTCCGTTTTGCCCAGGACCTGCGCGGGCGCCTGATCCGGGCCATGGAGCATGAAGGGCATCGCGTGGACCCGAGCCAGTATGCCGACCGGCCATGGCACCAGCGCCTGCTGGACCGGGCGGCCTTTGCCCTGATGCGGCTGGGGGTCTTCCTGAGCGGCAACCGCTATTGAATTGATAGCTTTTGGTGGCCGCAAGCAAAGGCCCCGGGGCCGATAACCCTGATGGCGAATCGCTGGTACCATAAGGCCATGCTGAAGAAAAGCCCGAGTCCCATGAGCCCGACCGACCTTGCCGACGAGGGCACGCCGGTGTCCGTGAAGATCCGCGAGCGCCTGCTGGCGGCGCGCAAGCGTTTCTATGCGAACGACAACATTGCCGACTACATCGAGCCGGGTGAGCTGGAGCAGCTGCTCGACGAAGTCGAGCTCAAGATGCAGCATGTGCTCGACAGCCTGATCATCGACACCGACAACGACCACAACACCGACAACACGGCCCGCCGGGTGGCCAAGATGTACCTGAACGAGGTGTTCAAGGGACGTTATGTGCATGCGCCGACCATCACCGAGTTCCCCAATGCCGAGCACCTCAACGAGTTGATGATCGTCGGTCCGATCACGGTGCGCAGCGCCTGCTCGCACCACTTCTGTCCGGTCATCGGCAAGATCTGGATCGGTGTCATGCCCAATGAGCACACCAATGTGATCGGCCTGTCCAAGTACGCGCGCCTGGCCGAATGGATCATGGGCCGCCCGCAGATCCAGGAAGAGGCCGTGGTGCAGCTGGCCGACCTGATCCAGCTGAAGACCCAACCCGATGGCCTGGCCATCGTCATGGAGGCCAGCCACTATTGCATGGCCTGGCGCGGCGTGAAGGACATGGACAGCAAGATGATCAACTCGGTCATGCGCGGTGTGTTCCTGAAAGATCCCAACCTGCGCCGTGAATTCCTGTCGCTGATTCCCCAGAGGAGCTGAAGATGTTGGTCCGCCTGCTTTACGCCAGCCGCGCCGTCGATACCGGCCCCGAGGCCATCGAGAACATCCTGGCGCATTCACGCCAGTACAACCCGACCTGCGGCATCACCGGCATCCTGTGTTACGGCGGTGGCATCTTCCTGCAGGCCATCGAGGGCGGCCGCACTGCCGTCAGCGACCTGTACGGGCACATCCAGCGCGATGTGCGCCACAAGGACGTGGTCCTGCTGCACTACGAGGAGATCAGCGAGCGCCGCTTTGGCGGCTGGACCATGGGGCAGGTCAACCTCTCGCGCATCAACACCTCGATCCTGCTGAAGTATTCCGAGAGGCCTGAACTCGATCCCTATGCCGTCTCCGGCAGGGTCTCGCTGGCTTTGCTTGAGGAACTGATGGCGACAGCGTCCATCATCGGACGCAGCTAAGCGCCGGTCTTGCACGGGGCTCGGGAGGCGGCGCAGGCCGCCTCAGCCGTTTTTGGGAATGACCGTGTCTTCGATCTTGCCGGCCAACTGGACCAGGGCGAGTCCGGCCGGGCAGCCCGGCGTGACCTGCATGAGCAGTTGCCGGCGCATGATGGCCTGGCGGACCGAGGGATCGACCGGGATGTCGCCCACATGGATCAGCTTGACCGGCTTGCCCGGCTCACCGGGCACGAAGCGGTCCACCACCTGCTGCAGCTGGACCGTGATGGCACGGCCGTCGCCAGGGCGGGCGGTCTGGTTGACGATCATGCGGATGTTCTGGCGCTTCTGCTGGCCCACCAGCACCTTGATGGTGGCGTAGGCATCGGTCAGCGAGGTCGGCTCGGGCGTGACCACCAGCAGCACCTCGGAGGCCAGTGAGACGGCGAACAGCACCACGTCGGAGATGCCGGCGCCGGTGTCGAGCAGCACCACGTCGAAGCGCGGCACCAGGCTTTCCATCACGCGCAGGAATTCGTCGCGCACCTCTGGCGTGAGGCGCGAGTACTCGACCATGCCGGAGCCGGCCAGCAGAACCGAGAAACCCCCCGGCGCCTTGATGATGGCTTCATCCAGTTTGGCCTTGCCGGTGAAGACGTCGTGCAGCGTGGTCTTGGGATAGAGGTTGAGCACCACGTCCAGGTTGGCCAAGCCGAGATCCGCGTCCAGCACCAGGACACGCAGGCCACGGCGTGCCAGTGCGGCAGCCAGGTTGGCTGAGACGAAAGTCTTGCCCACGCCGCCCTTGCCACTGGTGATGGCCAGCACCTTGCCCAGGGGCTTGAGCGGCACGGGCGGTGCCGGCTTGTCCTTGTCGATTTTCAGTTCGTCACTCATCAGCTGAACCTCTGCGTGCTGCTGTCGGTCAGGTCACCCCAGGCCGAATCGGCCAGGGCCAGGTTGCCGAACAGCAGGCTTTTCTCTTCCGGACTGACGGATATCACTTGCTGGTGGTCGATGCACACCCGGTTGCGCCCCTGGGCCTTGGCCAGGTAGAGCTGGGTGTCGGCGCGCTCGATCCACAGGTCGGCGGTGGAGCGCACCCAGACCGGTGCGAAGGCGCCGCCCACGCTGGTGGTGATCTGCAG is part of the Rhodoferax sp. BAB1 genome and harbors:
- a CDS encoding MinD/ParA family protein — encoded protein: MSDELKIDKDKPAPPVPLKPLGKVLAITSGKGGVGKTFVSANLAAALARRGLRVLVLDADLGLANLDVVLNLYPKTTLHDVFTGKAKLDEAIIKAPGGFSVLLAGSGMVEYSRLTPEVRDEFLRVMESLVPRFDVVLLDTGAGISDVVLFAVSLASEVLLVVTPEPTSLTDAYATIKVLVGQQKRQNIRMIVNQTARPGDGRAITVQLQQVVDRFVPGEPGKPVKLIHVGDIPVDPSVRQAIMRRQLLMQVTPGCPAGLALVQLAGKIEDTVIPKNG